The following are encoded in a window of Rutidosis leptorrhynchoides isolate AG116_Rl617_1_P2 unplaced genomic scaffold, CSIRO_AGI_Rlap_v1 contig407, whole genome shotgun sequence genomic DNA:
- the LOC139883482 gene encoding large ribosomal subunit protein eL31z-like isoform X1, whose amino-acid sequence MVEKTKGRKEEVVTREYTINLHKRLHGCTFKKKAPNAIKEIRKFAVKAMGTKDVRVDVKLNKHIWSRGIRSVPRRIRVRIARKRNDDEDAKEEFFSLVTVADVPPEGFSGLETKLIEEED is encoded by the exons ATGGTGGAAAAAACTAAAGGAAGGAAGGAAGAGGTTGTTACCAGAGAGTACACCATCAACCTTCACAAGCGTCTTCATGGATG TACCTTCAAGAAGAAGGCACCCAATGCTATTAAGGAGATCCGCAAGTTTGCAGTGAAAGCCATGGGAACCAAAGACGTGAGAGTTGACGTGAAACTGAACAAGCACATCTGGAGCAGGGGTATCAGGAGTGTTCCAAGGAGAATCAGGGTCCGCATTGCTCGCAAGAGAAATGACGATGAAGACGCAAAGGAGGAATTCTTCTCCCTTGTTACTGTTGCTGATGTTCCACCAGAGGGATTCAGTGGGCTCGAAACTAAACTCATCGAAGAAGAAGATTAA
- the LOC139883482 gene encoding large ribosomal subunit protein eL31z-like isoform X2: MVEKTKGRKEEVVTREYTINLHKRLHGCTFKKKAPNAIKEIRKFAVKAMGTKDVRVDEEFFSLVTVADVPPEGFSGLETKLIEEED; encoded by the exons ATGGTGGAAAAAACTAAAGGAAGGAAGGAAGAGGTTGTTACCAGAGAGTACACCATCAACCTTCACAAGCGTCTTCATGGATG TACCTTCAAGAAGAAGGCACCCAATGCTATTAAGGAGATCCGCAAGTTTGCAGTGAAAGCCATGGGAACCAAAGACGTGAGAGTTGAC GAGGAATTCTTCTCCCTTGTTACTGTTGCTGATGTTCCACCAGAGGGATTCAGTGGGCTCGAAACTAAACTCATCGAAGAAGAAGATTAA